Proteins encoded by one window of Streptomyces sp. ALI-76-A:
- a CDS encoding polyprenyl synthetase family protein: MTVVGPFGLSVRDQALEADVQAGLAAVEEGLLEATKSEVPFITEAAQHLVRAGGKRFRPLLVMLAAQFGDPYAPGIVPSAVVVELTHLATLYHDDVMDEAEVRRGVDSANTRWGNSVAVLTGDFLFARASHILADLGPEAVRVQAEAFERLVTGQILETAGPQDGRDPVEHYLDVLGGKTGSLVAVACRFGAMMSGADETVVDVLTQYGERLGVAFQLADDVLDIASDSHESGKTPGTDLREGIATLPVLRLRERAARLGLAEDIALCELLASDLTDDARHARALADLRAHPALEQARRDTVRYAQDARSALAPLRECGAKVALMEMCDAVVHRAG; this comes from the coding sequence GTGACCGTCGTCGGGCCGTTCGGGCTGAGCGTGCGGGACCAGGCTCTGGAAGCCGATGTCCAGGCCGGATTGGCGGCTGTCGAGGAGGGACTGCTCGAAGCCACCAAGAGTGAGGTCCCCTTCATCACGGAGGCCGCCCAGCACCTGGTGCGGGCGGGCGGAAAGCGGTTCCGGCCGCTGCTCGTGATGCTCGCCGCCCAGTTCGGGGACCCGTACGCGCCGGGCATCGTCCCGTCGGCGGTGGTGGTGGAGCTGACCCATCTGGCGACGCTGTACCACGACGACGTGATGGACGAGGCCGAGGTGCGGCGCGGGGTGGACAGCGCGAACACCCGCTGGGGCAACTCGGTGGCCGTCCTCACCGGCGACTTCCTGTTCGCCCGCGCCTCGCACATCCTGGCCGACCTCGGGCCCGAGGCGGTCCGGGTCCAGGCGGAGGCGTTCGAACGCCTGGTCACGGGCCAGATCCTGGAGACGGCGGGGCCGCAGGACGGGCGCGACCCGGTCGAGCACTACCTCGACGTCCTGGGCGGCAAGACGGGCTCGCTGGTGGCGGTGGCCTGCCGCTTCGGGGCGATGATGTCGGGCGCCGACGAGACGGTCGTCGACGTGCTGACGCAGTACGGCGAGCGGCTGGGCGTCGCCTTCCAGCTCGCCGACGACGTGCTGGACATCGCCTCCGACTCCCACGAGTCCGGGAAGACCCCGGGCACGGACCTGCGCGAGGGCATCGCGACCCTGCCGGTCCTGCGGCTGCGCGAGCGCGCGGCCCGGCTGGGCCTGGCCGAGGACATCGCGCTGTGCGAGCTGCTGGCCTCCGACCTCACCGACGACGCGCGGCACGCGCGGGCGCTGGCGGACCTGCGGGCGCACCCCGCCCTGGAGCAGGCCCGCCGGGACACGGTCCGCTACGCGCAGGACGCCCGCTCGGCCCTCGCCCCGCTGCGGGAGTGCGGCGCGAAGGTGGCGCTGATGGAGATGTGCGACGCGGTGGTCCACCGGGCCGGCTGA
- a CDS encoding transglycosylase SLT domain-containing protein yields MSAPGQHRGSKTARLARKLAVAGTGVAVLALPLIGATSASAATPTVATASSLGYADNLDGWIRASLQVMAQHGIPGTYNGIHRNVIRESSGNPYAINNWDSNAAAGTPSKGLLQTIDPTFQAYHVAGTSWDPYDPVANIVAACNYAAARYGSIDNVWGAY; encoded by the coding sequence ATGTCTGCACCCGGTCAGCACCGCGGCTCCAAGACCGCCCGCCTCGCCCGCAAGCTCGCCGTCGCCGGCACCGGAGTCGCCGTCCTGGCGCTCCCGCTCATCGGCGCCACCAGCGCCTCCGCGGCGACCCCGACCGTGGCCACCGCCTCCTCGCTGGGCTACGCCGACAACCTCGACGGCTGGATCCGGGCGTCCCTCCAGGTGATGGCGCAGCACGGAATCCCCGGTACGTACAACGGCATTCACCGCAACGTCATCCGGGAGTCCTCGGGCAACCCGTACGCCATCAACAACTGGGACTCGAACGCCGCCGCGGGCACCCCGTCCAAGGGCCTGTTGCAGACGATCGACCCGACCTTCCAGGCGTACCACGTGGCCGGCACCTCGTGGGACCCGTACGACCCGGTCGCGAACATCGTCGCCGCCTGCAACTACGCGGCCGCGCGGTACGGCTCGATCGACAACGTGTGGGGCGCGTACTAG
- a CDS encoding ABC transporter permease yields MSPAERTRAPSPLWTFGLFRSELLTTFRRWRTLALLGVLAAVPVLVGIAVRIETGDGSSAGGGGGQGPAFISQITNNGLFLVFTALAATLPFFLPMAIGVIAGDAIAGEASAGTLRYLLVAPAGRSRLLLTKYATVMAFCLVATLVVAVSALTVGALLFPLGDLTTISGTRISFAEGLGRALLIALVVAVSLIGVAALGLFVSTLTSSGIAAMATTVGLLITVQILDQIPQLHALQPYFFSHYWLSFADLMRDPVYWDDLVKNLGLQALYAVVFGSAAWARFTAKDIAS; encoded by the coding sequence ATGTCGCCGGCTGAACGGACCCGCGCGCCCAGCCCGTTGTGGACCTTCGGTCTGTTCCGCAGCGAACTGCTCACCACCTTCCGCCGCTGGCGCACACTCGCGCTGCTCGGGGTGCTGGCGGCCGTGCCGGTCCTGGTCGGGATCGCGGTGAGGATCGAGACCGGTGACGGCTCGTCGGCCGGCGGCGGGGGCGGCCAAGGCCCGGCGTTCATCTCGCAGATCACCAACAACGGCCTGTTCCTGGTCTTCACCGCGCTCGCCGCGACGCTGCCGTTCTTCCTGCCGATGGCGATCGGCGTCATCGCGGGCGACGCCATCGCCGGTGAGGCGAGCGCGGGAACCCTCCGCTACCTCCTGGTGGCCCCGGCCGGCCGCAGCCGCCTCCTGCTCACCAAGTACGCGACGGTGATGGCGTTCTGCCTGGTCGCCACGCTCGTGGTCGCGGTGTCGGCGCTCACCGTCGGGGCGCTGCTCTTCCCGCTGGGCGACCTGACGACGATCTCCGGCACCCGGATCAGCTTCGCCGAAGGACTGGGCCGGGCCCTGCTGATCGCCCTGGTCGTCGCCGTGTCACTGATCGGCGTGGCGGCTCTTGGCCTGTTCGTCTCCACCCTGACCAGCAGCGGCATCGCGGCGATGGCGACCACGGTGGGGCTGCTGATCACCGTCCAGATCCTCGACCAGATCCCCCAGCTGCACGCGCTCCAGCCGTACTTCTTCTCCCACTACTGGCTGTCCTTCGCCGACCTCATGCGCGACCCCGTCTACTGGGACGACCTGGTGAAGAACCTGGGCCTCCAGGCCCTGTACGCGGTCGTGTTCGGCTCGGCGGCCTGGGCACGCTTCACGGCGAAGGACATCGCCTCCTGA
- a CDS encoding LacI family DNA-binding transcriptional regulator — MTTSANGRRRPPTIHDVAREAGVSRGTVSRFLNGGHYVSPAARRAVEAAIRKTGYVVNRHARSLSTGRSDSVAFLLTEPQEKFFEDPNFNVLLRGCTERLAQHDIPLLLMLAASDDDRRRLTRYITSGHVDGVLLVSSHSGDPVAVELRDAGIPLVACGKPLGLGSRVSYVAAADRDGAQEMVRHLLAGGRRRIGMVTGPLDTPGGTDRLAGYRDVLAEAGLPYDPALVVEGDYRRTGGERAARRLLARAPDIDAVFAASDLMAQGVVNALQQSGRSVPDDIAVGGFDDSAAATAVTPALTTMRQPYDRISAEMVRMLLAQIAGEDTAGVILPTELVVRDSA, encoded by the coding sequence ATGACCACCAGCGCCAACGGACGCCGCCGACCGCCCACCATCCACGACGTGGCGCGGGAGGCCGGCGTGTCGCGGGGCACCGTCTCCCGCTTCCTGAACGGCGGCCACTACGTCTCCCCGGCCGCCCGCCGGGCGGTCGAGGCCGCCATCAGGAAGACCGGGTACGTGGTCAACCGGCATGCGCGCAGCCTGAGCACCGGCCGTTCGGACTCGGTGGCGTTCCTGCTGACCGAACCGCAGGAGAAGTTCTTCGAGGACCCCAACTTCAACGTCCTGCTGCGGGGTTGCACCGAGCGCCTGGCCCAGCACGACATCCCGCTGCTGCTCATGCTGGCGGCGAGCGACGACGACCGGCGCCGGCTGACGCGGTACATCACCTCGGGACACGTCGACGGCGTGCTGCTGGTCTCCAGCCACAGCGGGGACCCGGTCGCCGTCGAACTGCGCGACGCCGGCATCCCGTTGGTGGCCTGCGGCAAGCCGCTCGGCCTGGGATCCAGGGTCAGCTACGTGGCGGCCGCCGACCGCGACGGCGCCCAGGAGATGGTCCGCCACCTCCTCGCCGGCGGCCGCCGCCGCATCGGCATGGTCACCGGACCGCTGGACACCCCGGGCGGCACCGACCGCCTGGCCGGCTACCGCGACGTGCTCGCCGAGGCGGGTCTGCCCTACGACCCGGCGCTGGTGGTCGAGGGCGACTACCGGCGCACCGGCGGCGAGCGGGCCGCCCGTCGGCTGCTGGCGCGGGCCCCGGACATCGACGCGGTGTTCGCCGCCTCCGACCTCATGGCCCAGGGAGTCGTCAACGCGCTTCAGCAGAGCGGCCGTTCGGTCCCCGATGACATCGCTGTCGGCGGCTTCGACGACTCGGCCGCGGCCACCGCCGTCACCCCGGCCCTCACCACGATGCGCCAGCCCTACGACCGCATCAGCGCCGAGATGGTCCGCATGCTGCTCGCGCAGATCGCGGGAGAGGACACGGCGGGCGTCATCCTCCCGACGGAACTGGTGGTGCGGGACTCCGCGTGA
- a CDS encoding sugar ABC transporter permease: MTSTPLKGTGRTTAGPLADGTGTAKTVRPSRSRRRGRSAPYWFLVPTLVLFAAFTVVPIGYAVWLSLHKVQVKGIGLGSGARSQVWNGLGNYADVLHDSEFGNSVLRAFGYGLIVVPTMLGLALLFALMLDTPKARSARFARLAIFLPYAVPGIIAALMWGFLYLPDVSPFHYLLREFGLPQPDLFDGGNLYLSFANIAVWGGTGFNMIVIYTALRAIPKEIYEAARIDGASDLKIALRIKIPIVAPSLVLTLFFSVIATLQVFTEPMALRPLTNGLPTTWSPLMAIYDSAFLRSDIYGASATAVVLALATFVVSFTLLRVSDRYTREDRA, encoded by the coding sequence ATGACCAGCACTCCGCTCAAGGGCACCGGCCGCACCACGGCCGGGCCCTTGGCGGACGGCACCGGCACCGCCAAGACCGTCCGCCCCAGCCGCTCCCGCCGCCGTGGCCGCAGCGCACCGTACTGGTTCCTGGTGCCGACCCTGGTCCTGTTCGCCGCCTTCACCGTGGTCCCGATCGGGTACGCGGTCTGGCTCAGCCTCCACAAGGTCCAGGTCAAGGGCATCGGCCTCGGCTCCGGCGCCCGCTCGCAGGTCTGGAACGGCCTCGGCAACTACGCCGACGTCCTGCACGACTCCGAGTTCGGCAACAGCGTGCTGCGCGCCTTCGGCTACGGCCTGATCGTCGTCCCGACGATGCTCGGTCTCGCGCTGCTGTTCGCGCTGATGCTCGACACCCCGAAGGCCCGCAGCGCCAGGTTCGCGCGGCTCGCGATCTTCCTGCCGTACGCGGTGCCCGGCATCATCGCCGCCCTGATGTGGGGCTTCCTCTACCTGCCGGACGTCAGCCCGTTCCACTACCTGCTGCGCGAGTTCGGCCTGCCGCAGCCGGACCTGTTCGACGGCGGCAACCTGTACCTGTCGTTCGCGAACATCGCGGTGTGGGGCGGCACCGGCTTCAACATGATCGTCATCTACACCGCGTTGCGGGCCATCCCGAAGGAGATCTACGAGGCCGCGCGGATCGACGGCGCGTCCGACCTGAAGATCGCCCTCCGGATCAAGATCCCGATCGTGGCGCCCTCCCTGGTGCTCACCCTCTTCTTCTCGGTGATCGCCACCCTCCAGGTCTTCACCGAACCCATGGCCCTCAGGCCGCTGACCAACGGCCTGCCGACCACCTGGAGTCCGCTGATGGCCATCTACGACAGCGCCTTCCTGAGGTCCGACATCTACGGCGCCTCGGCCACCGCGGTCGTCCTGGCCCTGGCCACCTTCGTCGTCTCCTTCACCCTGCTGCGTGTCTCCGACCGCTACACCCGGGAGGACCGGGCATGA
- a CDS encoding CHRD domain-containing protein, with product MGISTMFPVRRTSRTVRTSRTRRTGLLVTTVAVAASAVVAAVTPASAGDGRAPGGGTGADGVLLAASLRGANEVPTPGGPAVGDKDGAALQFVKVKGDKVSVAVKWRGTGRPTALHLHQGARGSNGAVKIDFTGLLKSRGPGRTVTGTVQVDDPALLDRLTSDPTSFYANLHTARFPGGAVRGRLHRITVASFDFRDALDNVQASVLKGRQIYACKPAADGGYAFAQRDVSAVLGGAIAHSFVAPDSGTPQWIAPDRSAVTGAVLSRTPNGDGNIPELDLRATSSGKERGLLAGTTEILRLNTVGGVAPAGPCTPGAVVGVPYQADYVFLGV from the coding sequence ATGGGCATCAGCACGATGTTCCCGGTACGCCGTACGTCCCGGACAGTCCGTACGTCCCGCACACGCCGTACGGGCCTGCTCGTCACCACCGTCGCGGTGGCCGCGTCCGCCGTCGTCGCCGCGGTGACGCCCGCCTCCGCCGGGGACGGCCGCGCGCCCGGTGGTGGCACCGGCGCGGACGGCGTCCTCCTCGCCGCGAGCCTCCGGGGTGCCAACGAGGTCCCCACGCCGGGCGGCCCCGCCGTGGGCGACAAGGACGGCGCCGCGCTCCAGTTCGTCAAGGTGAAGGGCGACAAGGTCTCCGTCGCCGTCAAGTGGCGCGGCACCGGCAGGCCCACCGCCCTCCACCTGCACCAGGGCGCCAGGGGCAGCAACGGCGCCGTCAAGATCGACTTCACCGGTCTCCTGAAGAGCAGGGGACCGGGCCGTACCGTCACCGGCACCGTCCAGGTCGACGACCCGGCGCTGCTCGACCGGCTCACCTCCGACCCGACCTCCTTCTACGCCAACCTGCACACCGCCCGGTTCCCGGGCGGAGCCGTCCGTGGCCGGCTCCACCGGATCACCGTCGCCTCCTTCGACTTCCGTGACGCCCTCGACAACGTCCAGGCGTCCGTCCTCAAGGGCAGGCAGATCTACGCGTGCAAGCCGGCCGCGGACGGCGGGTACGCCTTCGCCCAACGGGACGTCAGCGCCGTCCTCGGCGGCGCCATCGCGCACTCCTTCGTCGCACCCGACTCCGGTACACCGCAGTGGATCGCCCCCGACCGCAGCGCCGTGACCGGGGCGGTCCTGTCCAGGACACCGAACGGCGACGGCAACATCCCCGAGCTGGACCTCAGGGCCACCTCGTCCGGCAAGGAGCGCGGCCTGCTGGCCGGCACCACGGAGATCCTGCGGCTGAACACCGTCGGCGGCGTCGCTCCGGCCGGCCCCTGCACGCCGGGCGCGGTCGTCGGCGTCCCCTACCAGGCGGACTACGTGTTCCTGGGCGTCTGA
- a CDS encoding extracellular solute-binding protein, which translates to MKMSIHRHQVSRRSILAGAAALGLTGTLAACGGSDDEDSGGSSGPVKLTYWSWAPNMEKVAAIWNKKNPDITVTVSKQASGAEIVSKLITAKKAGNAPDLIQAEYQSLPTLVSNDVLADISKYAGDAKSEFAEGLWGMVTLGTDAVYGIPQDSGPLMFYYREDLFKKHGLSVPKTWTEFAETARAARKAVPDAYLTTFSANDPGLFAGLAQQAGGKWWTVDGSGKWTVGIDDAATRQVAEFWGGLVQEGVIDNQPMYTPAWNNALNKGTHLAWVSAVWAPGVLVSSAPETEGKWRMAPLPQWKSGENVTGSWGGSSTGVSTDSKHAEAATKFARWINTDPEALAALVKEAGVYPAATKGQSGDVLTTPAFFPNQKDFYDTAAQIAATTAASAWGPNVQTAYTAFTDGFGKATKAKKETQFTSALATMHTKTFDDMKKQGFEVTEA; encoded by the coding sequence ATGAAGATGTCGATCCACCGCCATCAGGTCAGCAGGCGCAGCATCCTCGCCGGGGCCGCCGCCCTCGGCCTCACCGGCACCCTCGCCGCCTGCGGCGGTTCCGACGACGAGGACTCCGGGGGGAGCAGCGGGCCGGTCAAGCTGACCTACTGGTCGTGGGCGCCCAACATGGAGAAGGTCGCCGCGATCTGGAACAAGAAGAACCCGGACATCACGGTCACGGTCTCCAAGCAGGCCAGCGGCGCCGAGATCGTCTCCAAGCTGATCACCGCGAAGAAGGCCGGCAACGCGCCCGACCTGATCCAGGCCGAGTACCAGTCGCTGCCGACCCTGGTCTCCAACGACGTCCTGGCCGACATCTCGAAGTACGCCGGTGACGCCAAGTCCGAGTTCGCCGAGGGGCTCTGGGGCATGGTCACCCTCGGCACCGACGCGGTCTACGGCATCCCGCAGGACTCCGGGCCGCTGATGTTCTACTACCGCGAGGACCTCTTCAAGAAGCACGGCCTGTCCGTGCCGAAGACCTGGACCGAGTTCGCCGAGACCGCGCGCGCCGCCCGGAAGGCCGTCCCGGACGCCTACCTGACCACCTTCTCCGCCAACGACCCCGGTCTGTTCGCGGGCCTCGCCCAGCAGGCCGGCGGCAAGTGGTGGACCGTCGACGGCAGCGGCAAGTGGACCGTCGGCATCGACGACGCCGCCACCCGGCAGGTCGCCGAGTTCTGGGGCGGCCTCGTGCAGGAGGGCGTCATCGACAACCAGCCGATGTACACCCCGGCGTGGAACAACGCCCTGAACAAGGGCACCCACCTCGCCTGGGTCTCCGCCGTGTGGGCGCCCGGCGTGCTGGTCTCCTCAGCCCCCGAGACCGAGGGCAAGTGGCGGATGGCCCCGCTGCCGCAGTGGAAGTCCGGCGAGAACGTCACCGGCAGCTGGGGCGGTTCCTCCACCGGAGTCTCCACCGACTCCAAGCACGCCGAGGCCGCGACGAAGTTCGCCCGCTGGATCAACACCGACCCGGAGGCGCTCGCCGCCCTGGTCAAGGAGGCCGGCGTCTACCCGGCGGCCACCAAGGGCCAGTCGGGTGACGTGCTCACCACGCCCGCGTTCTTCCCGAACCAGAAGGACTTCTACGACACGGCCGCCCAGATCGCCGCCACCACGGCCGCCTCCGCCTGGGGCCCGAACGTGCAGACCGCCTACACCGCCTTCACCGACGGTTTCGGCAAGGCCACCAAGGCGAAGAAGGAGACCCAGTTCACCTCCGCCCTCGCCACCATGCACACCAAGACCTTCGACGACATGAAGAAGCAGGGCTTCGAGGTGACCGAGGCATGA
- a CDS encoding ABC transporter ATP-binding protein, with product MGEPPVTDAESAPDPRPGARSDVREADGGVIRTRALTKRYRGGQLAVDGLDLTVPAGSVFGFLGPNGSGKTTTIRMLMGLIEPTSGSAHVLGRPMPRSARAVLPRVGALIEGPALYGFLSGRQNLTRYDAADPTADPRTRATRVAAALDRVGLSAAAGKKAKAYSLGMKQRLGLAAALLQPRELLVLDEPTNGLDPQGMREIRSLIRDLSSDGTTVFLSSHLLDEIEQVCTHAAVMAQGRLIIQGPVADLAAGTRGRLVVTTPDAGEAARVLKEQGAADVTVTDGRVTAEPPERDLAEVNAALVTAGVRVRGFGLERASLEDAFVALTGEGFDVAG from the coding sequence ATGGGCGAACCGCCCGTCACGGACGCGGAGTCCGCGCCGGACCCGCGGCCGGGTGCGCGGTCGGACGTGCGGGAGGCGGATGGCGGTGTCATCCGCACCCGCGCGCTCACCAAGCGCTACCGCGGCGGACAGCTCGCCGTGGACGGTCTCGACCTGACCGTCCCGGCGGGCAGCGTCTTCGGCTTCCTCGGTCCGAACGGCTCCGGCAAGACCACCACCATCCGCATGCTGATGGGCCTCATCGAGCCCACCTCAGGGTCGGCCCACGTCCTGGGCCGGCCCATGCCGCGCTCCGCGCGCGCCGTGCTGCCGCGCGTCGGCGCCCTCATCGAGGGACCGGCTCTCTACGGTTTCCTCTCCGGCCGCCAGAACCTGACCCGGTACGACGCCGCCGACCCGACCGCCGACCCGCGCACCCGGGCCACCCGGGTCGCGGCGGCACTGGACCGGGTGGGGCTCTCGGCCGCCGCGGGCAAGAAGGCGAAGGCGTACTCGCTGGGCATGAAGCAGCGTCTCGGTCTCGCCGCAGCCCTGCTCCAGCCGCGCGAGCTGCTGGTCCTGGACGAACCGACCAACGGCCTCGACCCGCAGGGCATGCGCGAGATCCGCTCCCTGATCCGGGACCTGTCCTCCGACGGTACGACCGTCTTCCTCTCCTCCCACCTCCTCGACGAGATCGAGCAGGTCTGCACGCACGCGGCCGTGATGGCACAGGGCCGCCTCATCATCCAGGGGCCGGTGGCGGACCTCGCGGCGGGCACGCGCGGCCGGCTGGTCGTGACGACCCCGGACGCGGGAGAGGCGGCGCGGGTGCTGAAGGAGCAGGGGGCCGCGGACGTGACGGTCACGGACGGCCGGGTGACCGCAGAGCCACCGGAGCGCGATCTCGCCGAGGTGAACGCGGCGCTGGTGACAGCGGGCGTCCGCGTCCGCGGCTTCGGCCTCGAACGGGCTTCCTTGGAGGACGCGTTCGTGGCGCTGACGGGGGAGGGCTTCGATGTCGCCGGCTGA
- a CDS encoding DUF2092 domain-containing protein: MAPYESDDSTTAAEAEDRYTRRRRAARYVVPVAVVGMAAATIGLVPALADSGDPDLPKISAQELIEKIAASDVQQLSGTVKISTDLGLPDLGGLENSLASGAMESGGDGGSSADPSAKLTELVTGTHTLRVAADGPDRQKLSLLESGSEYSLIHDGKDVWGYDSKSNEVYHATASESAKADKEQDVPATPKDFAEEALKAVDDTTSVTVDGTAQVAGRDAYRLVIKPKDSGTTVGQITVAVDSRTGLPLKFTLTPASGGAAVVDAGFTQVSFARPAASTFDFTPPKGAKVTEGDTVEQGEHRRPDGAGLSKSDKGFSKKGLDTKDPDKGLDGLEVIGEGWNSVATFDTGGEGMPSGAETGGDLGGFLDSLGDKVSGDFGSGTVFSTRLVNALMTDDGKVYVGAVDKDALVKAANAAK, encoded by the coding sequence ATGGCACCGTACGAATCCGACGACAGCACGACTGCCGCGGAAGCCGAGGACCGGTACACACGCCGGCGCAGGGCCGCGCGGTACGTCGTCCCGGTCGCGGTGGTGGGAATGGCGGCGGCGACCATCGGGCTCGTCCCGGCGCTCGCCGACTCCGGCGACCCCGACCTGCCGAAGATCAGCGCCCAGGAACTCATCGAGAAGATAGCCGCGTCGGACGTACAGCAGCTGTCCGGGACGGTGAAGATCAGCACGGATCTCGGACTGCCCGACCTCGGCGGGCTGGAGAACAGCCTGGCCTCGGGCGCCATGGAGTCGGGCGGCGACGGCGGTTCCTCCGCGGACCCGTCCGCGAAGCTCACCGAGCTGGTGACCGGCACGCACACCCTGCGTGTCGCCGCCGACGGCCCCGACAGGCAGAAGCTGTCGCTGCTGGAGAGCGGATCCGAGTACAGCCTGATCCACGACGGCAAGGACGTCTGGGGCTACGACAGCAAGTCGAACGAGGTCTACCACGCGACCGCCTCCGAGAGCGCGAAGGCGGACAAGGAGCAGGACGTCCCGGCCACGCCCAAGGACTTCGCAGAGGAGGCCCTGAAGGCGGTCGACGACACCACCTCCGTGACCGTCGACGGCACCGCGCAGGTCGCGGGCCGCGACGCCTACCGTCTCGTCATCAAGCCCAAGGACTCCGGAACCACGGTCGGCCAGATCACCGTGGCCGTGGACTCGAGGACCGGGCTGCCGCTGAAGTTCACGCTGACCCCGGCGAGCGGCGGCGCGGCCGTCGTGGACGCGGGCTTCACCCAGGTCAGCTTCGCCCGGCCGGCCGCCTCCACCTTCGACTTCACCCCGCCCAAGGGCGCGAAGGTCACCGAGGGCGACACCGTCGAGCAGGGCGAGCACCGCCGGCCCGACGGCGCGGGCTTGTCGAAGTCCGACAAGGGATTCAGCAAGAAGGGCCTCGACACGAAGGACCCGGACAAGGGGCTCGACGGTCTCGAGGTCATCGGCGAGGGCTGGAACTCCGTCGCCACCTTCGACACCGGCGGCGAGGGCATGCCCTCCGGCGCCGAGACCGGCGGCGACCTCGGCGGCTTCCTCGACTCGCTCGGCGACAAGGTGAGCGGCGACTTCGGCTCGGGCACGGTCTTCTCGACCCGCCTGGTCAACGCCCTGATGACGGACGACGGCAAGGTGTACGTCGGCGCGGTCGACAAGGACGCCCTGGTGAAGGCGGCGAACGCGGCCAAGTAG
- a CDS encoding carbohydrate ABC transporter permease yields the protein MTPLTLTADATGGTRGARRTAWVPTLVLILGALYCLVPIAWVVIAATKDRSELFSTFTFAPGTGFLDNLSDLNAYRDGIYWQWMANSAFYAGLGALLSAAVSAGGGYALGRFAFRGREFVFKLILAGVLVPGVVLAVPQYLMLSKMGMADSYWSMLLPSILSPYGVYLVRIYASAAVPAELLEAARMDGASEWRIFTRIAVPMMMPGLITVFLFQFVGIWNNFLLPFVMLADDTKFPLTLGLYTLLAQGASQPALYTLVITGCLLAIVPLIALFLVIQRFWSLDLLSGSVKA from the coding sequence ATGACTCCCCTCACCCTCACCGCCGACGCCACCGGCGGGACGCGCGGCGCCCGGCGCACCGCCTGGGTCCCCACCCTGGTGCTGATCCTGGGCGCGCTGTACTGCCTGGTCCCCATCGCCTGGGTGGTCATCGCGGCGACCAAGGACCGGTCGGAGCTGTTCTCCACCTTCACCTTCGCGCCCGGCACCGGCTTCCTCGACAACCTGAGCGACCTGAACGCCTACCGGGACGGCATCTACTGGCAGTGGATGGCCAACTCCGCCTTCTACGCGGGACTCGGCGCCCTGCTGTCCGCCGCGGTCTCGGCCGGCGGCGGGTACGCGCTCGGCCGGTTCGCCTTCCGGGGACGGGAGTTCGTCTTCAAGCTGATCCTGGCCGGCGTCCTGGTGCCGGGTGTCGTGCTGGCCGTACCGCAGTACCTGATGCTGTCGAAGATGGGCATGGCCGACTCGTACTGGTCGATGCTGCTGCCGTCCATCCTCTCCCCGTACGGCGTCTACCTGGTCCGCATCTACGCGTCCGCCGCGGTGCCCGCCGAACTCCTCGAAGCCGCCCGCATGGACGGCGCGAGCGAGTGGCGGATCTTCACCCGGATCGCGGTGCCGATGATGATGCCGGGCCTGATCACGGTGTTCCTCTTCCAGTTCGTCGGCATCTGGAACAACTTCCTGCTGCCGTTCGTGATGCTGGCCGACGACACCAAGTTCCCGCTCACCCTCGGGCTCTACACGCTGCTCGCGCAGGGCGCCTCACAGCCCGCCCTCTACACCCTGGTCATCACCGGATGCCTGCTCGCGATCGTCCCGCTGATCGCGCTCTTCCTGGTGATCCAGCGGTTCTGGTCCCTGGACCTGCTGAGCGGCTCGGTCAAGGCCTGA
- a CDS encoding HAD family hydrolase, producing MAAPTAYALIATDLDGTLLRGDDTLSDRSLAALARVAAAGARHLVVTGRPAPRVRPLLDDLGSEGLAVCGQGAQVYDAGANRLLWSVTLDRELAETALGKIEAEVGEVYAAVDQDGVDGLTLIEPGYLMPHPTLPAVRVGRRDDLWDAPISKVLLRHPDLSDDELAATARSVVGSLATVTMSGPGTVELQPCGITKATGLALAAEHLGLGPRRTIAFGDMPNDIPMLDWAAHGVAMANAHPELRAGADEITLSNEDDGVAVVLERLFR from the coding sequence ATGGCCGCACCCACCGCATACGCACTCATCGCCACCGACCTGGACGGAACGCTGCTGCGAGGCGACGACACGCTCTCCGACCGGTCGCTCGCCGCGCTCGCGCGGGTGGCGGCGGCGGGGGCCCGGCACCTCGTCGTCACCGGCCGGCCGGCGCCCAGAGTGCGCCCCCTCCTCGACGACCTGGGCAGCGAGGGGCTCGCGGTGTGCGGGCAGGGCGCGCAGGTGTACGACGCCGGCGCGAACCGTCTGCTGTGGTCGGTCACCCTGGACCGGGAGCTGGCCGAGACCGCGCTCGGCAAGATCGAGGCGGAGGTCGGCGAGGTGTACGCCGCCGTCGACCAGGACGGTGTCGACGGGCTCACGCTCATCGAGCCGGGCTACCTGATGCCGCACCCGACGCTGCCCGCCGTACGCGTGGGCCGGCGCGACGACCTGTGGGACGCGCCGATCAGCAAGGTGCTGCTGCGCCATCCCGACCTGTCCGACGACGAGTTGGCGGCGACGGCCCGCTCGGTGGTCGGTTCCCTCGCCACGGTCACCATGTCCGGGCCCGGGACCGTCGAACTTCAGCCATGCGGCATCACCAAGGCGACGGGGCTCGCGCTGGCCGCCGAGCACCTGGGACTCGGGCCGCGCCGGACCATCGCCTTCGGGGACATGCCCAACGACATCCCCATGCTGGACTGGGCGGCCCACGGCGTCGCCATGGCCAACGCCCACCCCGAACTCAGGGCCGGGGCCGACGAGATCACCCTCTCGAACGAGGACGACGGCGTGGCGGTCGTCCTCGAACGGCTCTTCCGCTGA